The following are encoded in a window of Francisella tularensis subsp. tularensis genomic DNA:
- a CDS encoding DMT family transporter, producing the protein MNSSLTKGYAKIVLALVFWASLYHIAPLPLSYVDIYLVGFIRYAFASLIFIVVHYYFTKTFFPRLNLKQWAYVIAVGFFGVFLYNITFLWAEKLISGNIVAIIYAFTPCLITILSSYIFNLKVNQQAKIGILVALLGTIGVVMFSNGAAECLNGVQINLGEVLSVLAVVCFAAYAILGKCCVREGVHMITINTYGAIVGMILFAIISLFKADFSQLAYTDFKFWGSMFYIAAFATVVAYVWYLGALEEIGVYKTAVFQNTLPFLVIFIGFLFYGETISTLSLLFGGVVFLGVYLTNAAVNRKSGN; encoded by the coding sequence ATGAACTCTTCATTAACAAAAGGCTACGCAAAGATAGTTTTGGCATTGGTATTTTGGGCAAGTTTATACCATATAGCTCCTTTACCACTTAGTTATGTTGACATATATCTCGTTGGTTTTATCCGCTATGCCTTTGCATCGTTGATTTTTATTGTAGTGCATTACTATTTTACCAAGACATTTTTTCCACGGCTTAATCTTAAGCAATGGGCATATGTCATCGCTGTAGGATTTTTTGGTGTATTTTTATACAATATAACGTTTCTATGGGCGGAAAAACTAATCTCGGGTAATATTGTTGCTATTATCTATGCTTTTACTCCTTGCTTAATAACAATTTTATCTAGCTATATTTTTAATCTCAAAGTAAATCAACAAGCTAAAATTGGTATACTTGTGGCATTGCTTGGTACGATTGGTGTGGTTATGTTTTCTAATGGTGCAGCGGAATGCTTAAATGGTGTTCAGATTAACCTAGGTGAAGTATTAAGTGTCTTAGCAGTTGTATGCTTTGCAGCTTATGCAATCTTAGGTAAGTGTTGTGTTAGAGAAGGTGTACACATGATCACAATAAATACCTATGGCGCTATAGTTGGTATGATACTGTTTGCTATTATAAGTTTGTTTAAGGCTGATTTTTCTCAGTTAGCATATACCGATTTTAAATTTTGGGGAAGTATGTTTTATATAGCAGCTTTTGCGACTGTAGTAGCATATGTATGGTATTTAGGAGCTCTTGAAGAAATAGGTGTGTATAAGACAGCAGTATTTCAGAATACACTACCATTTTTAGTTATTTTTATTGGTTTTCTTTTCTATGGTGAAACTATTTCAACCTTATCTTTACTATTTGGTGGAGTAGTATTTTTAGGTGTTTATCTTACTAACGCTGCAGTTAATCGTAAGTCTGGCAATTAA
- a CDS encoding lysozyme inhibitor LprI family protein, which translates to MKKLIIMTLTILPTLVAADKVCDGNTYEINACLKSQMQIYDTKLNDVQNHDIKNFKKYRDNICYDISSTYKGGTYQAIKYGNCVISLDKWYLQQLKP; encoded by the coding sequence ATGAAAAAACTCATAATTATGACTTTAACAATCCTACCTACTTTAGTAGCAGCAGATAAAGTTTGCGATGGTAATACTTATGAAATAAATGCGTGTCTAAAATCACAAATGCAAATTTATGATACAAAACTAAACGATGTGCAAAACCATGATATTAAAAATTTCAAAAAATATCGCGATAATATTTGTTATGATATTAGTTCAACTTATAAAGGTGGTACTTATCAAGCGATCAAATATGGTAATTGTGTAATCTCACTTGATAAATGGTATTTACAACAATTAAAACCATAA
- the recF gene encoding DNA replication/repair protein RecF (All proteins in this family for which functions are known are DNA-binding proteins that assist the filamentation of RecA onto DNA for the initiation of recombination or recombinational repair.): protein MYISNLRLQNFRNIPAKSFDFKNSINFIVGKNGSGKTSILESIYFLSHSRSFRSSQLNRIINHNADEFIIYTKAYNPDEITISLSRKKNSNNISKLNLEIQKNHTEITRNLPIQLINPESFNIINSGAQQRCKVLDWGAFYLDKTFLKIWQQTKFLVKQRNSALKQNYPYSYILSIDKKLCEFAEILDYKRQAYFTKLKPKIYEILSHFNPNLQLDIDYFRGWNLHKSLAQVLEESFNYDNKYKVTNHGPHKADIVLSVSHKPIQDIFSRGQQKLLICALKLAQGEIHNSENDNKCIYLIDDITSELDSIHTLTLFNYLKQLKSQVFITTTEKNKINEFIDTNSYILEI, encoded by the coding sequence ATGTATATATCTAACTTACGCTTACAAAATTTTAGAAATATACCTGCTAAAAGCTTTGATTTTAAAAATAGTATAAATTTTATAGTTGGTAAAAATGGTTCAGGTAAAACCTCAATTCTTGAATCAATATATTTTTTATCACATAGTCGTTCTTTTCGTAGCTCACAGTTAAATAGAATTATTAACCATAATGCTGATGAGTTTATAATCTATACTAAAGCTTATAATCCAGATGAAATTACTATCTCGCTATCACGCAAAAAAAATAGTAATAATATCTCAAAGCTAAATTTAGAAATACAAAAAAACCATACAGAAATAACTAGAAACTTACCCATTCAATTGATCAATCCCGAGAGTTTTAATATCATAAACTCTGGAGCACAACAAAGATGTAAAGTGCTTGACTGGGGTGCTTTTTATCTTGATAAAACATTTTTAAAAATATGGCAACAAACTAAATTTCTCGTTAAACAAAGAAATTCTGCTTTAAAACAAAACTATCCATACAGCTATATACTTAGTATAGATAAAAAACTCTGTGAGTTTGCTGAAATACTTGACTATAAAAGACAAGCCTATTTTACAAAATTAAAACCTAAAATCTATGAAATATTATCGCATTTTAATCCAAACTTACAGCTTGATATAGATTACTTTCGAGGTTGGAACTTACATAAAAGTCTAGCACAAGTGCTAGAAGAATCTTTTAATTATGACAATAAATATAAAGTCACTAATCATGGTCCACATAAGGCTGATATAGTTCTAAGTGTAAGTCATAAACCTATCCAAGATATCTTTTCACGTGGACAACAAAAATTACTTATTTGTGCACTAAAATTAGCTCAGGGAGAAATTCATAATTCAGAAAATGACAATAAATGTATTTATTTAATAGATGATATAACTTCTGAATTAGATAGTATTCATACTCTTACTTTGTTTAATTATCTCAAACAACTTAAATCACAAGTTTTTATAACAACTACAGAAAAAAATAAAATTAATGAATTTATTGACACAAATAGCTATATATTAGAAATATAA
- a CDS encoding TatD family hydrolase: MFIDTHCHLDFDIFDKTRQNILQNCNKLGVNYFINPATQRNNWDKLIQINREFSKIVICFGLHPIFIDKHIHTDLKDLELYSQKHPTKLIGEIGLDKRFKNFNKQLEFFSAQINIAKNLDKQVIIHAVKSHNEVIKVIKDLKFQNGGIIHAFNANYDIAQKYIDLGFKLGIGAIISQPQAKLKQALAKIKPENIVLETDSPDMLLYNSTDNINTPENIPKIFELLSNIYQLNPDILKQQIYNTSLEFI, from the coding sequence ATGTTTATTGATACACATTGTCACTTAGATTTTGATATTTTTGATAAAACTCGTCAAAACATACTACAAAACTGTAACAAGCTAGGTGTTAACTATTTTATAAATCCTGCTACTCAAAGAAATAATTGGGATAAGCTAATACAAATAAATAGAGAGTTTAGCAAAATTGTTATATGTTTTGGGTTACATCCTATATTTATTGATAAGCATATTCATACTGATTTAAAAGATTTAGAGTTATATAGCCAAAAGCATCCAACAAAACTTATTGGTGAAATTGGTCTAGATAAAAGATTTAAAAACTTCAACAAACAACTAGAGTTTTTCTCAGCACAAATTAATATAGCTAAAAACCTTGATAAACAAGTAATTATCCATGCTGTAAAATCACATAATGAGGTAATAAAAGTTATTAAAGACTTAAAATTTCAAAACGGTGGAATTATCCATGCTTTTAATGCTAATTATGATATTGCACAGAAATATATAGATCTGGGTTTTAAATTAGGTATTGGCGCAATAATTTCTCAACCACAAGCAAAACTTAAACAAGCTCTAGCAAAAATTAAGCCAGAAAATATTGTTTTGGAAACAGACTCTCCAGATATGTTGCTTTATAACAGTACTGACAATATTAATACTCCAGAAAATATCCCTAAGATTTTTGAGTTATTAAGCAATATTTATCAACTAAATCCTGATATACTAAAACAACAAATTTATAATACTAGCTTAGAATTTATCTAG
- the glyS gene encoding glycine--tRNA ligase subunit beta, which yields MSKITKDFLFELGTEELPPKALRNLAQSLLVSVESQLKEAEVSFGDTKWFASPRRLSFIIKGLAESQQDVVIEKQGPLVSIAYKEGEPTQVGLGFAKSCGVELDELERVATPKGDKLFYKTVQSGQATVNLLQEIITKALKQLPISKMMRWGSSSVEFVRPVHWVLALYGNDVVDIEILGHKAANITYGHRFHHPQAIVIDNISDYIKLLADAMVIVDWQQSKQMLVEQAENIAKENDYQVVLDDDLVEEVCAIVEYPNAMLCSFNKDFLRVPQEALISAMEEHQKCFALLDNQGDLVANFITISNIQSKKPELVTSGNQKVMNARLADAAFFYDTDLKTSLEQLLPKLEHVTFQSKLGNMYQKAQRIANIAQQLAELGNFDSQQAHRAGLLAKADLISNMVFEFTDLQGIIGKYYAKAHGETDTVAEAIEQQYWPKYSGAELPRTNVAACVALAEKLDTLVGIFAIGQKPTGNKDPFALRRSAIGILRILRDTSVDISLEKIIDITLESYKKINNLEFNTDVKTEVISFCLDRLKNLYKEEGIAVDIFEAINNTNYDSIKDFAARVEAVTKFYNSDKAQSLIASNKRVANILSKNATDKDYYYNIELAKAAANEYELALAYSIEEVAADLHKYLNNREYSYALELLTCLDKVISKFFENVMVIDEDIKIRENRLALLVNLHKMFIGIADISKL from the coding sequence ATGAGTAAAATTACAAAAGATTTTTTATTTGAATTGGGTACTGAAGAGTTACCACCAAAAGCACTAAGAAATTTAGCCCAGTCTTTATTAGTCAGTGTTGAAAGTCAGCTAAAAGAGGCAGAAGTTAGTTTTGGTGATACTAAATGGTTCGCTTCACCAAGAAGGTTATCTTTTATAATCAAAGGTCTAGCAGAGTCTCAACAAGATGTAGTTATTGAAAAGCAAGGACCGTTGGTAAGTATTGCTTATAAGGAAGGTGAACCTACTCAAGTAGGTTTAGGTTTTGCAAAATCTTGTGGTGTTGAGCTTGATGAATTAGAAAGGGTAGCTACACCAAAAGGTGATAAGCTTTTTTATAAAACAGTACAATCTGGTCAAGCAACAGTTAATTTATTGCAAGAAATTATTACCAAAGCGCTCAAACAATTACCAATTTCAAAGATGATGCGTTGGGGCTCTTCAAGTGTTGAGTTTGTAAGACCTGTACATTGGGTATTAGCATTATATGGTAACGATGTTGTCGATATAGAAATTTTAGGACATAAAGCTGCTAATATTACATATGGACACAGATTCCATCACCCTCAAGCTATAGTAATTGATAATATTAGTGATTATATCAAGCTACTTGCTGATGCTATGGTGATTGTAGATTGGCAACAGAGCAAACAAATGTTAGTTGAACAAGCTGAAAATATTGCTAAAGAAAATGATTATCAAGTAGTTCTAGACGATGATTTAGTCGAAGAGGTTTGTGCTATAGTTGAGTACCCAAACGCAATGTTATGCAGTTTTAACAAGGATTTTCTAAGAGTTCCTCAAGAAGCGTTAATATCTGCTATGGAAGAACATCAAAAGTGTTTTGCTCTATTGGATAATCAGGGTGATTTGGTTGCTAATTTTATTACAATTTCAAATATCCAAAGTAAAAAGCCAGAACTAGTAACATCAGGTAATCAAAAGGTAATGAATGCTAGGCTAGCAGATGCGGCTTTTTTCTATGATACTGATTTGAAGACTTCTTTAGAACAGTTGTTGCCTAAGCTTGAGCATGTAACTTTCCAAAGTAAACTTGGTAATATGTATCAGAAAGCTCAAAGAATAGCTAATATAGCACAACAGTTAGCAGAACTAGGTAATTTTGATTCTCAACAAGCACATAGGGCGGGTCTTTTAGCTAAAGCTGACTTAATTTCAAATATGGTGTTTGAGTTTACAGATTTACAAGGAATTATTGGTAAATATTACGCAAAAGCTCATGGTGAAACAGATACAGTAGCCGAGGCAATAGAGCAACAATATTGGCCAAAGTATTCTGGAGCGGAGTTACCAAGAACTAATGTTGCTGCATGTGTAGCATTAGCTGAGAAATTAGATACTTTAGTAGGTATATTTGCAATTGGTCAGAAACCAACAGGAAATAAAGATCCATTTGCATTAAGAAGATCAGCTATAGGTATCTTGCGCATACTAAGAGATACAAGTGTTGATATATCTTTAGAAAAGATTATTGATATAACTTTAGAAAGTTATAAAAAAATTAATAATTTAGAGTTTAATACTGATGTAAAAACAGAAGTAATATCTTTCTGTCTAGATAGACTAAAAAACCTTTATAAAGAAGAGGGTATTGCTGTAGATATTTTTGAAGCTATTAATAATACTAATTATGATTCGATCAAAGATTTTGCTGCGAGAGTAGAAGCTGTAACTAAGTTCTACAATTCAGATAAAGCTCAGAGTCTAATAGCTTCAAATAAGCGTGTAGCTAATATTCTTAGCAAGAATGCTACAGATAAAGATTACTATTATAATATTGAACTTGCTAAAGCAGCTGCTAATGAATATGAGTTAGCACTTGCTTATAGTATCGAAGAGGTTGCTGCTGATCTTCATAAGTACCTTAATAATCGAGAATATAGTTATGCTCTAGAGCTGTTGACTTGTCTTGATAAAGTGATTAGTAAGTTTTTTGAGAATGTAATGGTAATTGATGAAGATATTAAGATAAGAGAAAATAGACTTGCTTTGCTTGTAAACCTGCATAAGATGTTCATTGGAATTGCTGATATCTCTAAATTATAG
- a CDS encoding IS630 family transposase (programmed frameshift), with protein sequence MPSYSQYFRDIVINKYEEGMTEFELSKFFNIDKRTVVSWIEFYKRTGDYSSKQGVGCGRVASFTDKTLIEQYLIDHPDASALDIKEALAPDIPRSTFYDCLNRLGFSFKKKTPKYKQRKEHERLEYIEKLKEIAQNLLFYIDEMGCDNKLSILRGWSLIGEPSYGEVLAYQTQRRSIVAGYNYADKKIIAPLEYSGYTNTEIFNQWFEEHLCPSLKPKTTIVMDNASFHKSSKLIEIANKFDVQILYLPPYSPDLNPIEKVWANFKKIFRKVNNSFEKFCDAISYVFNKILSD encoded by the exons ATGCCATCATATAGCCAATATTTTAGAGACATCGTAATTAATAAATATGAAGAAGGTATGACGGAGTTCGAGCTGAGTAAGTTTTTTAACATAGATAAGCGTACAGTTGTTTCATGGATAGAGTTTTATAAAAGAACCGGAGATTATAGTTCAAAGCAAGGAGTTGGTTGTGGCAGAGTCGCTAGCTTTACCGATAAAACATTGATTGAACAGTATTTGATAGATCATCCAGATGCAAGTGCATTAGATATAAAAGAAGCATTAGCCCCTGATATTCCAAGAAGTACATTTTATGATTGTCTTAATAGACTTGGTTTTAGTTTTA AAAAAAAGACTCCAAAATATAAGCAAAGAAAAGAACATGAAAGGTTGGAGTATATAGAAAAACTAAAAGAAATAGCTCAAAACTTGTTATTTTATATAGATGAGATGGGGTGTGACAATAAGCTTTCTATCCTAAGAGGATGGTCACTAATTGGTGAGCCTAGTTATGGTGAGGTTTTAGCATATCAAACACAAAGAAGAAGTATTGTTGCTGGATATAATTATGCAGATAAAAAGATTATAGCTCCATTAGAGTACAGTGGATATACCAATACTGAAATTTTTAATCAATGGTTTGAGGAACACTTATGCCCATCATTAAAACCTAAAACTACTATAGTAATGGATAATGCTAGTTTCCATAAATCCTCTAAGCTGATTGAAATAGCCAATAAATTTGATGTACAAATATTATATCTACCTCCGTATTCTCCAGATTTAAATCCTATTGAAAAGGTTTGGGCTAACTTTAAAAAAATATTTAGAAAAGTGAATAATAGTTTTGAAAAATTTTGTGATGCTATCTCTTATGTGTTTAACAAAATACTCTCGGATTAA
- a CDS encoding glycosyltransferase, producing the protein MYLNKVHYIWMGSLIPDKYINNIFYLLSQSDHYINIWTDRPEETRLKFLDKIGGYSHLQINKITNRLEFKQIFELENWCQINLSNYLTLIQMKTLLETFMFEYPNYSDRYNKYSLEVLYKLGNLATLSDILRLVILYKEGGIYIDCDNTFKGQHIKYNIKYSKNPNQYNICANCKFSLYSFHNIAGNSVLVANSGAQGCVEILKLSLDTIYKQQTGRELIDNIEKMKRILFTEKSYLKNVFDYFMSNSYIEKDKDLRRHGKDPNGYKLQILKDYGGVNQSMYHCGYPYAYLAMQIGPEVLKEFERNKAFSKRITEISIFHTITINSDQAWL; encoded by the coding sequence ATGTATTTAAATAAAGTACACTACATATGGATGGGATCATTAATCCCAGATAAATATATAAATAATATTTTTTACTTACTATCCCAATCGGATCATTACATTAATATATGGACAGATAGACCAGAAGAAACTAGATTGAAATTTTTAGATAAAATAGGAGGATATAGTCATTTACAAATAAATAAAATTACCAATAGACTAGAATTTAAACAAATTTTTGAATTAGAGAATTGGTGTCAAATCAATCTAAGTAATTATTTAACACTTATTCAGATGAAGACTCTCTTGGAAACTTTTATGTTCGAATATCCTAATTATTCAGATAGATATAATAAATACAGCCTAGAAGTACTATATAAGTTAGGCAATTTAGCAACACTAAGTGATATATTAAGATTAGTTATCCTATATAAAGAAGGTGGTATTTATATAGATTGTGATAATACATTTAAAGGTCAACATATAAAGTATAATATTAAATATTCTAAAAATCCTAATCAATATAATATCTGTGCAAATTGTAAATTTAGTTTATATTCTTTTCATAATATAGCTGGCAATAGTGTTTTAGTTGCTAATTCTGGTGCTCAAGGATGCGTGGAAATACTTAAACTATCTTTAGACACTATATATAAACAACAAACTGGTCGAGAGCTAATAGACAATATAGAGAAGATGAAAAGAATATTATTTACTGAGAAAAGCTATTTAAAAAATGTTTTTGACTATTTTATGTCTAATAGTTATATTGAAAAAGATAAAGATCTAAGAAGACATGGAAAAGATCCAAATGGATATAAACTACAAATATTAAAAGATTATGGAGGTGTTAACCAATCCATGTATCATTGTGGGTATCCTTATGCATATTTAGCAATGCAAATTGGTCCAGAGGTATTAAAAGAATTTGAAAGAAATAAAGCATTTTCTAAACGAATTACTGAAATTTCAATTTTTCATACAATAACTATTAATTCAGATCAAGCTTGGCTTTAA